A genome region from Anopheles stephensi strain Indian chromosome 2, UCI_ANSTEP_V1.0, whole genome shotgun sequence includes the following:
- the LOC118503956 gene encoding lactoylglutathione lyase: MSEGLTDKEAKELLKLPDAETKNFLFQQTMYRIKDPRASLPFYNEVLGMNLLCKLDFPEAKFSLYFMGYEDIGSQPSDRKECIQWAMSRKATLELTHNWGTENDANFTYHNGNSDPRGYGHIGIMVPDVKKACERFDRLGVEYVKRPDEGRMKGLAFIKDPDGYWIEIFSASTVQTH, translated from the exons ATGAGCGAAGGGCTGACCGATAAGGAAGCGAAGGAGCTGCTGAAGCTACCCGATGCCGAAACGAAG AACTTCCTGTTCCAACAAACGATGTACCGCATCAAGGACCCGCGGGCATCGCTCCCATTCTACAACGAGGTGCTGGGTATGAATTTGCTCTGCAAGCTCGACTTCCCGGAGGCAAAGTTTTCGCTCTACTTCATGGGCTACGAGGACATCGGGAGCCAACCGTCGGACCGGAAGGAATGCATACAGTGGGCCATGAGTCGGAAGGCAACACTGGAGCTAACCCA CAACTGGGGCACGGAGAATGATGCCAACTTTACGTACCACAACGGTAACAGTGATCCGCGCGGGTACGGCCACATCGGCATCATGGTGCCGGACGTAAAGAAGGCGTGCGAGCGGTTCGATCGGTTGGGCGTGGAGTACGTGAAGCGTCCAGATGAGGGCCGCATGAAGGGGTTGGCCTTCATCAAGGATCCGGACGGTTATTGGATCGAGATCTTCAGTGCCTCGACGGTTCAAACGCACTAA